One Dietzia sp. JS16-p6b genomic window carries:
- the pcaD gene encoding 3-oxoadipate enol-lactonase, with the protein MPATLSCQVSGPRPENAPVVVLLGSLGSDRSMWNAQVRDLARDHTVIAVDHRGHGGSDVIPGPCTIADLAGDVLALLDTLGVDRFHVVGLSLGGALAQWLAVHEPTRVGSAALLCTAARFGKPSAWVERAAAVRDGGTGAVADAVVARWITPRRARQDPALVDSVREMILATSAEGYAAACDALSGWDGRADLGRITCPTLVIAGDEDPSTPPDVVRELAAGIPGAEFLTLSPAAHVPTVEIPDRVTAVLRSHLSTHATA; encoded by the coding sequence ATGCCCGCCACCCTGTCTTGTCAGGTCAGCGGCCCGCGGCCGGAGAACGCCCCGGTCGTCGTCCTCCTCGGGTCCCTCGGTTCGGACCGGTCGATGTGGAACGCCCAGGTGCGCGACCTGGCCCGGGACCACACCGTGATCGCTGTCGACCACCGTGGCCACGGCGGCTCGGATGTGATCCCGGGGCCGTGCACGATCGCCGACCTCGCCGGCGACGTCCTGGCTCTGCTCGACACCCTCGGCGTGGACCGCTTCCACGTGGTCGGACTCTCCCTGGGAGGAGCCCTGGCCCAGTGGCTCGCTGTCCACGAGCCCACCAGGGTCGGGTCCGCGGCCCTGCTGTGCACGGCCGCGAGGTTCGGTAAGCCCTCGGCATGGGTCGAGCGGGCTGCCGCCGTCCGCGACGGCGGAACCGGTGCCGTCGCCGACGCGGTGGTGGCGAGGTGGATTACCCCCCGTCGCGCCCGACAGGACCCCGCACTGGTGGATTCTGTCCGCGAGATGATCCTGGCGACCAGCGCCGAGGGGTACGCCGCGGCCTGTGACGCGCTGTCGGGCTGGGACGGGCGCGCCGACCTCGGCCGGATCACCTGCCCCACCCTGGTGATCGCCGGGGACGAGGACCCCTCCACACCGCCCGACGTGGTCCGCGAACTCGCCGCCGGGATCCCGGGCGCCGAGTTCCTGACCCTGTCCCCCGCCGCCCACGTTCCCACCGTGGAGATCCCCGACCGCGTGACCGCGGTCCTCCGCTCGCACCTGTCCACGCACGCCACCGCGTGA
- a CDS encoding malate dehydrogenase: MSSSAPVTVTVTGAAGKIAYSLLFRVASGLVFGPDTPVRLRLLDVPTAVAAAEGVAMEIEDCALPLVDSIEITDDADVAFDGANAAFLVGAMPRGKGMERSDLLTANGAIFRDQGRSINDGAADDIRVVVVGNPANTNAYIAHRHAPDVPAGRFTALMRLDHNRALSQLAARLGAPVAELDGVVVWGNHSATQFPDVSYLTRAGEPVTAGLEREWLTDTFIPRVANRGSEIIAVRGSSSAASAAGAAVDQMHDWVHGTPGESWTTVALPSEGHYGTVPGVVTGLPCRSRGGEWEVVEGLEIDDFQRARIDASVAELVSERDAVHALNLTD, from the coding sequence ATGAGCTCCTCCGCCCCGGTCACCGTCACCGTCACCGGTGCCGCCGGAAAGATCGCCTACTCCCTGCTCTTCCGAGTGGCGTCCGGTCTGGTCTTCGGCCCCGACACCCCGGTCAGGCTGCGGTTGTTGGACGTCCCGACCGCGGTCGCCGCAGCCGAGGGGGTGGCGATGGAGATCGAGGACTGCGCTCTTCCGTTGGTCGATTCGATCGAGATCACCGACGACGCGGACGTCGCCTTCGACGGCGCCAATGCCGCCTTCCTCGTCGGAGCGATGCCTCGCGGCAAGGGCATGGAGCGGTCAGACCTGCTGACCGCCAACGGTGCCATCTTCCGCGACCAGGGCCGCTCGATCAACGACGGGGCCGCCGACGACATCCGCGTGGTGGTGGTGGGCAACCCCGCCAACACCAACGCCTACATCGCTCACCGGCACGCCCCGGACGTCCCGGCCGGCCGCTTCACCGCCCTCATGCGGCTGGACCACAACCGGGCGCTGAGTCAGCTCGCCGCCCGCCTGGGCGCCCCCGTCGCCGAACTCGACGGGGTCGTGGTGTGGGGCAACCACTCGGCCACCCAGTTCCCGGACGTCTCCTATCTCACCCGCGCGGGTGAACCCGTGACCGCGGGACTCGAGCGCGAGTGGTTGACCGACACCTTCATCCCGCGGGTCGCGAACCGGGGTTCCGAGATCATCGCCGTGCGGGGTTCGTCGTCGGCCGCCTCGGCCGCGGGTGCCGCCGTCGATCAGATGCACGACTGGGTGCACGGCACCCCGGGGGAGAGCTGGACCACGGTGGCGCTGCCCTCCGAGGGGCACTACGGCACGGTCCCGGGTGTGGTCACCGGGTTGCCGTGCCGCAGCCGTGGCGGGGAATGGGAGGTGGTCGAGGGTCTCGAGATCGACGATTTCCAACGCGCGCGCATCGACGCCTCGGTGGCCGAACTGGTCTCCGAGCGCGACGCCGTGCACGCCCTCAACCTGACGGACTGA
- a CDS encoding valine--tRNA ligase produces the protein MTTAATPGPENNRADLLPASWNPGEVESELYQRWVEAGYFEADPSSDKPAYSVVLPPPNVTGNLHMGHALDHTLMDVLTRRKRMQGFEVLWLPGMDHAGIATQTLVDRKLRAEGIDRHEIGREAFIGRVWEWKRESGGTIGEQMRRLGDGVDWSRERFTLDEGLSRAVQTIFKELYDRGLIYRAERLVNWSPTLQTAISDIEVKYADVEGELVSFRYGSMNDSQPHLVVATTRLETMLGDTAIAVHPEDPRYAHLVGTEIEHPFRDGWTLRVVADDHVDPEFGTGAVKVTPAHDPNDFAIGQRHGLAMPTIMDAAGRIADTGTRYDGMDRFEARRVIREDLAAEGRIVKEVRPYLHSVGHSERSGEPIEPRLSLQWWVRVEELARMAGDAVRDGDTVIHPKSQEPRWFDWVDDMHDWCISRQLWWGHRIPIWYGPGGEVVCVGVGEEPPAGYTQDTDVLDTWFSSGLWPFSTMGWPDRTADLERFYPTSVLVTGYDILFFWVARMMMFGTFVGRTLTGDRAAPGTVPFTDVFLHGLVRDEHGQKMSKSKGNGIDPLDWVDRFGADALRFTLARGANPGGDLSVGDDSAQASRNFATKLFNATRFALMNGARVGELPAEVALTDADRWILQRLGEVRVSVDDALDRYEFSKACEALYHFAWDELCDWYLELAKVQFGSDDEARGSERADHTRLVLGHVLDVVLRMLHPVIPFVTEVLWTALTGRDSVVVADWPSDVAPAEGATESVRRVADAQTLVTEIRRFRSDQGLKPGQRVPARVTGVDRADLPADLLDQVASLARITPAGDDFTATASLEVRLGLSTVGVEIDTSGTIDLAAERRRLEKDLAAARKELETTGAKLGNEAFLGKAPDHVVDKIRARRDLAENEVSRISARLEGLPAGSTA, from the coding sequence GTGACGACAGCAGCGACTCCCGGCCCCGAGAACAACCGCGCGGATCTGCTCCCCGCCTCCTGGAACCCCGGCGAGGTCGAGTCCGAGCTGTATCAGCGTTGGGTCGAGGCCGGTTATTTCGAGGCCGACCCCTCCAGCGACAAACCCGCGTACTCGGTGGTTCTCCCGCCGCCCAACGTCACCGGAAACCTGCACATGGGGCACGCACTCGACCACACGCTCATGGACGTGCTCACGCGCCGCAAGCGCATGCAGGGCTTCGAGGTGCTGTGGCTTCCGGGCATGGACCACGCCGGGATCGCCACCCAGACCCTCGTGGACCGCAAGCTCCGCGCCGAGGGGATCGACCGCCACGAGATCGGGCGAGAGGCGTTCATCGGACGAGTCTGGGAGTGGAAGCGTGAGTCCGGCGGGACCATCGGCGAGCAGATGCGGCGGCTCGGCGACGGCGTCGACTGGTCGCGTGAGCGGTTCACCCTGGACGAGGGACTGTCCCGCGCGGTGCAGACAATCTTCAAAGAGCTCTATGACCGGGGGCTCATCTACCGCGCCGAGCGGCTGGTCAACTGGTCGCCCACACTCCAGACCGCGATCTCGGACATCGAGGTCAAGTACGCGGATGTCGAGGGCGAGCTGGTGAGCTTCCGCTACGGCTCGATGAACGACTCGCAGCCGCACCTCGTGGTGGCCACGACCCGGCTCGAGACGATGCTGGGCGACACGGCGATCGCCGTGCACCCGGAGGACCCGCGGTACGCCCACCTCGTGGGCACCGAGATCGAGCACCCGTTCCGCGACGGGTGGACCCTGCGCGTCGTGGCGGACGACCACGTCGATCCCGAGTTCGGGACGGGGGCCGTCAAGGTCACGCCCGCGCACGACCCCAACGACTTCGCGATCGGCCAGCGCCACGGGCTGGCGATGCCCACGATCATGGACGCGGCCGGCCGCATCGCCGACACGGGGACCCGCTACGACGGGATGGACCGGTTCGAGGCGCGCAGGGTGATCCGCGAGGACCTCGCCGCCGAGGGCCGGATCGTCAAGGAGGTGCGCCCGTACCTGCATTCCGTCGGACACTCGGAGCGATCCGGTGAGCCGATCGAGCCCCGGCTGTCCCTGCAGTGGTGGGTCAGGGTCGAGGAACTGGCCCGGATGGCGGGAGACGCCGTGCGAGACGGTGACACGGTGATCCACCCGAAGAGTCAGGAACCGCGCTGGTTCGACTGGGTCGACGACATGCACGACTGGTGCATCTCCCGCCAGCTGTGGTGGGGCCACCGCATCCCCATCTGGTACGGGCCGGGCGGCGAGGTGGTCTGCGTGGGCGTGGGCGAGGAGCCGCCCGCCGGCTACACGCAGGACACGGACGTGCTCGACACGTGGTTCTCCTCCGGACTGTGGCCGTTCTCGACCATGGGCTGGCCCGACCGGACCGCGGACCTCGAGCGGTTCTACCCCACGTCCGTGCTGGTGACCGGGTACGACATCCTGTTCTTCTGGGTGGCCCGGATGATGATGTTCGGCACCTTCGTGGGTCGCACCCTGACCGGCGACAGGGCCGCCCCGGGCACGGTTCCGTTCACCGACGTGTTCCTCCACGGGCTCGTCCGCGACGAGCACGGCCAGAAGATGTCCAAGTCCAAGGGCAACGGCATCGACCCGCTCGACTGGGTCGACCGTTTCGGCGCCGACGCCCTGCGCTTCACCCTGGCCCGGGGTGCGAACCCGGGTGGCGACCTGTCCGTGGGCGACGACTCCGCCCAGGCATCGCGCAACTTCGCCACCAAGCTCTTCAACGCCACGCGGTTCGCGCTGATGAACGGCGCGAGGGTGGGCGAGCTCCCGGCGGAGGTCGCGCTCACCGACGCTGATCGCTGGATCCTCCAGCGCCTCGGCGAGGTGCGGGTCTCCGTCGACGACGCGCTGGACCGCTACGAGTTCTCCAAGGCCTGCGAGGCCCTGTACCACTTCGCATGGGACGAGCTGTGCGACTGGTACCTGGAGCTGGCCAAGGTCCAGTTCGGCAGCGACGACGAGGCGCGCGGGTCCGAGCGGGCCGATCACACGCGGCTCGTGCTGGGACACGTTCTCGACGTGGTGCTGCGGATGCTGCATCCCGTCATCCCGTTCGTCACCGAGGTGCTGTGGACGGCCCTGACCGGACGCGACTCGGTGGTGGTCGCGGACTGGCCCTCCGACGTGGCCCCGGCAGAGGGGGCCACGGAGTCCGTGCGCCGGGTGGCCGACGCCCAGACCCTCGTCACCGAGATCCGCCGCTTCCGCTCCGACCAGGGACTCAAGCCCGGCCAGCGGGTGCCCGCGCGCGTCACCGGGGTCGACCGGGCGGATCTGCCCGCCGACCTGCTCGACCAGGTGGCCTCGCTCGCGCGGATCACCCCGGCCGGGGACGACTTCACCGCCACCGCCTCGTTGGAGGTCCGGCTGGGGCTGTCCACTGTGGGGGTCGAGATCGACACTTCCGGCACCATCGACCTGGCCGCCGAGCGTCGACGCCTGGAGAAGGACCTCGCGGCCGCGCGCAAGGAGCTGGAGACCACCGGCGCCAAGCTGGGCAACGAGGCGTTCCTCGGCAAGGCTCCCGACCACGTGGTGGACAAGATCCGCGCGCGCCGGGATCTCGCCGAGAACGAGGTCAGCCGGATCTCCGCCCGACTCGAGGGCCTCCCGGCCGGGAGCACCGCCTGA
- a CDS encoding folylpolyglutamate synthase/dihydrofolate synthase family protein: MAGHRWLEPHDPDEGWDTPTEEDVAELLGEEGLVSGVSLGGPLPGDEDGEDRQEPRPIPEVGSPEWQADTAELAAVEEELATRWPETRLEPSLDRIAELTGVLGDPQHAYPVVHVAGTNGKTSVTRMIDALLRALHQRTGRNTSPHLQTVTERIALDGEPVPARLFVDTYRELQPYLELVDQRSESGGGPRMSYFEVLTAMAFAAFADAPVDVAVVETGMGGTWDATNVVRPAVAVVTPIGLDHTDYLGDDLATIAGEKAGIIQPVAGDDLLPRDPVAVIGRQEPEAMEVLLRRAVEVGAVVARLGSEFDVVERRLAVGGQQLTLRGLGGEYPEVFLPLFGEHQAENAATALAAVEAFFGAGPDRSLDPELIRAGFAAVDNPGRLERLSSSPTVLVDAAHNGHGGRALAEAVTSEFDFRRLVAVVAMLDGKDADAFLAAIEPVVDEVVVTRTGSPRAMALEDLARIAEDRFTAQRVHVVDTLPEAISAALDLVGVPDPTADDDVSGVGVLVTGSVVTAGAARSLFGKDAQ, from the coding sequence ATGGCGGGTCATCGGTGGCTCGAGCCCCACGACCCGGACGAGGGCTGGGACACCCCCACCGAGGAGGACGTCGCCGAGTTGCTCGGCGAGGAGGGCCTGGTCTCCGGGGTCTCCCTCGGCGGACCGCTGCCCGGTGACGAGGACGGCGAGGACCGCCAGGAGCCGCGCCCGATCCCGGAGGTCGGCAGCCCCGAGTGGCAGGCCGACACCGCCGAGCTCGCGGCGGTCGAGGAGGAACTGGCCACCCGGTGGCCGGAGACCCGCCTCGAACCGAGCCTGGACCGGATCGCGGAGCTCACCGGTGTCCTCGGGGATCCGCAGCACGCCTATCCGGTCGTCCACGTGGCGGGGACCAACGGCAAGACCTCGGTCACCCGGATGATCGACGCCCTCCTGCGGGCACTGCACCAGCGCACCGGGCGCAACACCAGCCCGCACCTCCAGACCGTCACCGAGCGCATCGCCCTGGACGGCGAGCCCGTCCCGGCGCGTCTGTTCGTGGACACCTACCGCGAGCTGCAGCCGTATCTGGAACTGGTGGACCAGCGGTCCGAGTCCGGCGGCGGTCCCCGGATGAGCTACTTCGAGGTGCTCACCGCGATGGCCTTCGCGGCCTTCGCCGACGCCCCGGTCGACGTGGCCGTGGTGGAGACCGGCATGGGCGGGACCTGGGACGCCACCAACGTGGTGCGGCCGGCCGTCGCCGTCGTCACCCCGATCGGCCTGGACCACACCGACTACCTCGGCGACGACCTGGCGACCATCGCGGGGGAGAAGGCGGGGATCATCCAGCCCGTGGCCGGGGACGATCTGCTCCCGAGGGACCCGGTGGCGGTGATCGGTCGGCAGGAGCCCGAGGCGATGGAGGTGCTGCTGCGTCGGGCGGTCGAGGTGGGCGCGGTGGTGGCGCGTCTCGGCTCGGAGTTCGACGTGGTCGAGCGTCGCCTGGCGGTGGGCGGACAGCAGCTCACCCTGCGCGGTCTCGGGGGCGAGTACCCGGAGGTGTTCCTCCCGCTGTTCGGCGAGCACCAGGCCGAGAACGCCGCCACCGCGCTGGCCGCCGTCGAGGCGTTTTTCGGAGCGGGCCCGGACAGGTCGCTTGACCCCGAGCTCATCCGCGCCGGATTCGCCGCCGTGGACAACCCCGGCCGGCTCGAGCGCCTCAGCTCGAGCCCGACGGTGCTGGTGGACGCCGCGCACAACGGACACGGCGGGCGCGCACTCGCCGAGGCGGTCACCTCCGAGTTCGACTTCCGACGTCTCGTCGCCGTGGTCGCGATGCTCGACGGCAAGGACGCCGACGCCTTCCTCGCGGCCATCGAGCCGGTGGTCGACGAGGTCGTCGTCACGAGGACCGGATCGCCGAGGGCGATGGCGCTCGAGGACCTCGCGCGCATCGCCGAGGACCGGTTCACCGCCCAGCGGGTCCACGTGGTGGACACCCTGCCCGAGGCGATCAGCGCCGCGCTGGACCTGGTGGGGGTTCCCGACCCGACCGCCGACGACGACGTCTCCGGAGTCGGCGTGCTCGTCACGGGGTCGGTGGTGACCGCGGGGGCCGCCCGCAGCTTGTTCGGAAAGGACGCACAGTGA
- a CDS encoding DUF4233 domain-containing protein — protein sequence MTDTGSVDPGATAHEPSVDPWKGLRGIMAGTLILEAIVIGLVLTVIARVDDGEHFQPWKVWFVSLLAVAMVVASGLQRRPWAIPMNLTLAGLAVAGWAVHWSMGVCGLMFAAVWAYILYLRRDLSRRMAAGYLPSQHD from the coding sequence GTGACCGACACCGGTTCCGTCGATCCGGGGGCCACGGCCCACGAACCCTCGGTGGATCCGTGGAAGGGCCTGCGGGGGATCATGGCCGGGACACTGATCCTCGAGGCCATCGTGATCGGACTGGTGCTCACGGTGATCGCCCGGGTGGACGACGGAGAGCACTTCCAACCCTGGAAGGTGTGGTTCGTCAGCCTCCTGGCGGTGGCGATGGTCGTGGCCAGTGGTCTGCAGCGGCGGCCCTGGGCGATCCCGATGAACCTCACTCTCGCCGGACTGGCGGTGGCCGGGTGGGCCGTCCACTGGTCGATGGGGGTATGCGGTCTGATGTTCGCGGCGGTGTGGGCGTACATCCTCTATCTTCGGCGGGACCTGTCCCGGAGGATGGCTGCCGGTTACCTCCCCAGCCAACACGACTGA
- the ndk gene encoding nucleoside-diphosphate kinase — MTERTFFLIKPDGVQRGLTGTILARIEAKGLRLVAMDMRHVPQETAAEHYAEHSERPFYGDLLEFITSGPVVAGVVEGPRAIAAWRQLAGGTDPVDKAAPGSIRGDFGLETQFNLVHGSDSEESAAREIGLWFPDL, encoded by the coding sequence GTGACCGAGAGAACCTTCTTCCTCATCAAGCCCGACGGCGTCCAGCGAGGCCTGACCGGGACCATCCTCGCGCGAATCGAGGCCAAGGGCCTCAGGCTCGTGGCCATGGACATGCGCCACGTGCCCCAGGAGACCGCGGCCGAGCACTACGCCGAGCACTCCGAGCGTCCGTTCTACGGCGATCTGCTCGAGTTCATCACCTCCGGTCCGGTCGTGGCCGGTGTCGTCGAGGGCCCCCGCGCGATCGCCGCCTGGCGCCAGCTCGCCGGCGGGACCGACCCGGTGGACAAGGCCGCGCCCGGGTCCATCCGCGGCGACTTCGGGTTGGAGACCCAGTTCAACCTCGTCCACGGATCCGATTCCGAGGAGTCCGCGGCCCGCGAGATCGGACTGTGGTTCCCCGACCTCTGA
- a CDS encoding ribonuclease E/G: MSDSTLTIDDLNALPEKMRAHAAAKAVGMTSKEFLAAMAGIGVEIRSAQSGVTREVLLTWFAGREDGDGAALAEAPADQGASAETVPADTAPAKKAGAGKAPARKSSEKKAPARKSAEKKAPAEKSPARKTRTPAAGDAATDPTVDSDAAGRATKKTATKKTAADQTAADETAADETSGPRATGRRPLPEMSIVTGEVGAAESGNRRRSTATPSFSPLFLSPDEAAAKAEKAGKARTESDAAETTEKSGKTDPSGASDDQNDAGEGGRRRRRGRRGRGRGRGENVDEPNVDTDSTEGAPEAAVADEQEKTAAGASGGGASGGGDARLESDTSDGTDERSGSKDDTTDEDSDDADGSPSGSRRRRRRRRRGGGSGNDDTQAAGDDSADSDAREQREPRRRSARGGQSSGPATDEVQGISGSTRLEAKRQRRRDGRDAGRRRQPILSESEFLARRESVDRVMVVREKKRADGKGVMTQVGVLEDKVLVEHFVTTESARSMVGNVYLGRVQNVLPSMEAAFVDIGRGRNGVLYAGEVNWEAAGLGGKARRIEQALKPGDMVLVQVTKDPIGQKGARLTTQISLAGRFLVYVPDGNSTGISRKLPDTERRRLKAILKDVVPEGSGVIIRTAAEGVSEEEIGRDVERLAAQWTEISEAAAKRTSSGSGTPIALYEEPDLLVKVVRDLFNEDFSSLVIQGRTSWDTVHDYVSRVAPEMTGRLERYDNPDVDVFATHRVDEQLAKALDRKVWLPSGGSLVIDRTEAMTVIDVNTGKYTGSGGNLEETVTKNNLEAAEEIVRQLRLRDVGGMVIIDFIDMVLEANRDLVLRRLTEALGRDRTRHQVSEVTSLGLVQLTRKKLGTGLIEAFSTPCEHCQGRGLIVHADPVHTESHNADEPGSRRGRKRGGKGADPDQSESQATSSTTPRQAPKKDGPAPAAHPAALAIARHEAEQAIAEKPDPDQAVAGSSDTDQAVTDTSGQAEVVTAEPTSPVTTGDADSSDAAGSRPGRRRRRATRRPAGGTIAPAVAAEDGAAVEAVETPEDEEAVMAEATEVVQTVTAVGSDPDPAGSGTPGRRPRRRSTRREAGAAASTAPSGESAPVAAVPVAAAPLAEAPPVAVAEPRRRPARRRATRTTTAPDGGDR; the protein is encoded by the coding sequence GTGTCGGATTCGACCCTGACCATCGACGATCTCAACGCGCTCCCGGAGAAGATGCGCGCGCACGCCGCGGCCAAGGCCGTGGGTATGACCAGCAAGGAGTTCCTGGCCGCGATGGCCGGGATCGGCGTGGAGATCAGGAGCGCCCAGTCCGGCGTGACCCGCGAGGTGTTGCTCACCTGGTTCGCCGGCCGTGAGGACGGCGACGGGGCGGCACTCGCGGAGGCTCCCGCCGACCAGGGCGCCTCCGCTGAGACGGTCCCGGCCGACACAGCCCCCGCGAAGAAGGCGGGCGCCGGAAAGGCGCCGGCCAGAAAGTCCTCCGAGAAGAAGGCGCCGGCCAGAAAGTCGGCCGAGAAGAAGGCGCCGGCCGAGAAGTCTCCGGCGAGGAAGACTCGCACGCCCGCTGCGGGCGACGCGGCGACGGACCCGACAGTCGACAGTGACGCCGCGGGGCGGGCCACCAAGAAGACCGCCACCAAGAAGACCGCCGCCGACCAGACCGCCGCCGACGAGACCGCCGCCGACGAGACGTCCGGGCCGCGGGCGACCGGCCGTCGGCCCCTGCCGGAGATGTCGATCGTGACCGGCGAGGTGGGCGCGGCGGAATCAGGCAACCGTCGCCGGTCCACCGCCACCCCCTCGTTCTCTCCTCTCTTCCTCTCGCCCGACGAGGCCGCCGCCAAGGCCGAGAAGGCCGGGAAGGCCCGGACCGAATCCGACGCCGCGGAGACCACCGAGAAGTCCGGCAAGACCGACCCGTCCGGCGCCTCCGATGACCAGAACGACGCCGGCGAGGGCGGTCGCCGCCGCCGCCGGGGCCGTCGTGGCCGCGGGCGTGGCCGGGGCGAGAACGTGGACGAGCCGAACGTCGACACGGACAGCACCGAGGGGGCTCCCGAGGCCGCGGTCGCCGACGAGCAGGAGAAGACCGCCGCCGGCGCGTCGGGTGGAGGCGCGTCGGGTGGAGGCGACGCCCGTCTCGAGTCCGACACGTCCGACGGCACCGACGAGCGGTCCGGGTCGAAAGACGACACCACGGATGAGGACTCCGACGACGCCGACGGGTCGCCGTCCGGCTCGCGTCGGCGCCGCCGTCGTCGTCGTCGCGGAGGGGGGTCGGGCAACGACGACACCCAGGCCGCCGGTGACGACTCCGCTGACTCCGACGCGCGGGAGCAGCGCGAACCGCGCCGTCGCTCGGCGCGCGGTGGCCAGAGCTCCGGCCCGGCCACCGACGAGGTGCAGGGCATCAGCGGCTCGACGCGCCTCGAGGCCAAGCGGCAACGACGCCGTGACGGGCGCGATGCCGGTCGCCGGCGCCAGCCCATCCTCTCCGAGTCCGAGTTCCTCGCCCGCCGTGAATCCGTCGACCGCGTGATGGTGGTGCGGGAGAAGAAGCGCGCCGACGGCAAGGGGGTCATGACCCAGGTCGGCGTGCTGGAGGACAAGGTCCTGGTGGAGCATTTCGTGACCACCGAGTCCGCCCGCTCCATGGTGGGCAACGTGTACCTCGGCCGCGTACAGAACGTGCTCCCGAGCATGGAGGCCGCGTTCGTCGACATCGGCCGCGGCCGCAACGGCGTGCTGTACGCCGGCGAGGTCAACTGGGAGGCCGCCGGACTCGGTGGCAAGGCCCGGCGGATCGAGCAGGCGCTCAAGCCCGGCGACATGGTCCTGGTGCAGGTCACCAAGGACCCCATCGGCCAGAAGGGCGCCAGACTGACCACGCAGATCTCGCTGGCCGGCCGCTTCCTCGTGTACGTGCCCGACGGCAACTCCACCGGAATCTCCCGCAAACTCCCCGACACCGAGCGGCGCCGGCTCAAGGCGATCCTCAAGGACGTGGTCCCCGAGGGTTCGGGTGTGATCATCCGGACCGCCGCCGAGGGGGTCAGCGAGGAGGAGATCGGCCGCGACGTCGAACGGCTGGCGGCCCAGTGGACCGAGATCTCCGAGGCGGCGGCCAAGCGGACCTCCTCCGGCTCGGGCACTCCGATCGCCCTGTACGAGGAGCCGGACCTACTGGTCAAGGTGGTGCGCGACCTGTTCAACGAGGACTTCTCCTCGCTGGTGATCCAGGGCCGGACCTCATGGGACACCGTCCACGACTACGTCTCGAGGGTCGCACCGGAGATGACCGGTCGACTCGAGCGCTACGACAACCCCGACGTCGACGTGTTCGCCACCCACCGCGTGGACGAACAGCTGGCCAAGGCCCTCGATCGCAAGGTGTGGCTGCCCTCCGGCGGCTCACTCGTGATCGACCGCACCGAGGCCATGACGGTCATCGACGTCAACACCGGCAAGTACACGGGCTCGGGCGGCAACCTCGAGGAGACCGTCACGAAGAACAACCTCGAGGCGGCCGAGGAGATCGTCCGCCAACTGCGCCTGCGCGACGTGGGCGGAATGGTGATCATCGACTTCATCGACATGGTGCTCGAGGCCAACCGCGATCTCGTCCTGCGGCGGCTCACCGAGGCGCTGGGCCGCGACCGCACCCGGCACCAGGTCTCCGAGGTCACCTCGTTGGGGCTCGTCCAGCTCACCCGCAAGAAGCTCGGCACCGGTCTCATCGAGGCCTTCTCCACGCCGTGTGAGCACTGCCAGGGCCGTGGACTGATCGTGCACGCCGACCCGGTGCACACCGAGTCCCACAACGCCGACGAGCCCGGCTCGCGACGGGGCCGCAAGCGCGGTGGCAAGGGAGCGGACCCGGATCAGTCGGAGTCCCAGGCCACGTCGTCGACCACTCCCAGGCAGGCGCCCAAGAAGGACGGGCCCGCGCCGGCCGCCCACCCGGCCGCGCTCGCGATCGCACGTCACGAGGCCGAGCAGGCGATCGCGGAGAAGCCCGACCCGGATCAGGCCGTCGCAGGGTCGTCGGACACGGATCAGGCGGTCACGGACACATCTGGCCAGGCGGAGGTCGTCACCGCCGAGCCGACGTCGCCGGTCACGACCGGTGACGCCGACTCCTCCGACGCCGCCGGGTCGCGGCCGGGTCGCCGTCGTCGTCGCGCCACTCGTCGCCCCGCCGGCGGGACCATCGCCCCGGCCGTCGCGGCGGAGGACGGTGCTGCCGTCGAGGCCGTCGAGACGCCCGAGGACGAGGAGGCGGTCATGGCGGAGGCCACGGAGGTCGTGCAGACGGTCACGGCCGTCGGATCGGATCCCGACCCCGCCGGTTCCGGCACGCCCGGCCGCCGACCGCGCAGGCGGTCGACCCGTCGCGAGGCCGGTGCCGCCGCGTCCACGGCCCCCTCGGGGGAGTCGGCACCGGTGGCGGCGGTGCCCGTCGCGGCCGCCCCGCTCGCGGAGGCGCCCCCGGTCGCGGTCGCCGAGCCGCGCCGGCGTCCGGCACGTCGACGCGCGACGCGGACCACGACCGCTCCCGACGGGGGCGATCGATAG
- the rplU gene encoding 50S ribosomal protein L21 encodes MYAIVKTGGKQYKVAEGDHVKVEKIEGEAGTSVSLSPILVVDGSTVTSAADALAKVSVSGEIVEQTKGPKIRIHKFKNKTGYHKRQGHRQKLTVLKITGIK; translated from the coding sequence ATGTACGCGATCGTCAAGACCGGCGGCAAGCAGTACAAGGTCGCCGAAGGGGACCATGTCAAGGTCGAGAAGATCGAGGGTGAGGCCGGCACCTCCGTGTCCCTGTCCCCGATCCTCGTGGTCGACGGATCGACCGTCACCTCCGCTGCCGACGCCCTGGCCAAGGTCTCCGTCTCCGGTGAGATCGTGGAGCAGACCAAGGGTCCGAAGATCCGGATCCACAAGTTCAAGAACAAGACCGGATACCACAAGCGTCAGGGTCACCGTCAGAAGCTGACGGTGCTCAAGATCACCGGTATCAAGTAA
- the rpmA gene encoding 50S ribosomal protein L27 → MASKKGASSTRNGRDSNAQRLGVKRFGGQEVNAGEILIRQRGTKFHPGVGVGRGGDDTLFALAAGAVEFGTKRGRKTVNIVPVGVEG, encoded by the coding sequence ATGGCAAGTAAGAAGGGCGCATCCAGCACCCGTAACGGTCGTGACTCCAACGCGCAGCGCCTCGGCGTCAAGCGCTTCGGTGGCCAGGAGGTCAACGCCGGCGAGATCCTGATCCGCCAGCGCGGCACCAAGTTCCACCCGGGCGTGGGCGTCGGCCGTGGCGGCGACGACACGCTGTTCGCTCTGGCCGCCGGCGCGGTGGAGTTCGGGACCAAGCGTGGTCGCAAGACCGTCAACATCGTCCCGGTCGGCGTCGAGGGCTGA